Proteins from a single region of Fusobacterium gonidiaformans ATCC 25563:
- a CDS encoding TIGR02206 family membrane protein, producing the protein MEMFVLFGTSHMIMILIGVISVLAFIGLGFLIKPQALAKFVSVVVLGIKIAEMYYRHIFLGEEIYRMLPFHLCNLTIILSLFMMFFHSKFLFQLVYFWFVGAIFAIITPDIIFDYPNFWTISFFVTHFYLVFSALFALIHFHFRPTKKGMIMAFLFINLWAVVMYFVNQELGTNYLFVNRIPETTTLLSYFGAWPYYFLPVEGIYLIQSILLYLPFRKANIKFNF; encoded by the coding sequence ATGGAGATGTTTGTATTATTTGGAACCTCACATATGATCATGATATTGATTGGGGTAATATCCGTACTAGCTTTCATTGGCTTAGGATTTTTAATAAAGCCACAAGCATTAGCAAAATTTGTTTCTGTTGTTGTGTTAGGAATTAAAATTGCAGAGATGTATTATCGTCATATTTTTTTAGGAGAAGAGATTTATCGAATGTTACCTTTTCATCTTTGTAATTTAACGATTATTCTTTCTCTTTTTATGATGTTTTTCCATTCTAAATTTTTATTCCAATTGGTTTATTTTTGGTTTGTAGGAGCTATTTTTGCCATTATAACACCGGATATTATTTTTGATTATCCGAATTTTTGGACCATTAGTTTTTTTGTAACTCATTTTTATTTAGTATTTAGTGCTTTGTTTGCTTTAATACACTTTCATTTTAGACCTACAAAAAAAGGAATGATTATGGCTTTTTTATTCATTAACCTTTGGGCAGTTGTGATGTATTTTGTAAACCAAGAATTGGGAACCAATTATCTTTTCGTAAACCGAATTCCGGAAACGACAACCTTACTAAGTTATTTTGGAGCTTGGCCTTATTATTTTTTACCGGTAGAAGGAATTTATCTGATACAAAGTATTTTATTGTATTTACCATTCCGAAAAGCAAATATTAAATTTAATTTTTAA
- the prmC gene encoding peptide chain release factor N(5)-glutamine methyltransferase, which yields MNLLDILQFAEEYLKKYSFSKSRLESELLIADVLHLDRLSLYVNYDRMLEEEEKLKIKKYLFQMAKTKKSYRELREEREEENFQEENRKLLQQSIEYLKKYEVPNAKLDAEYIFADVLKVNRNMLSLYLHREISEEQKQELREKLIQRGKFRKPLQYILGKWEFYGYEFITDERALIPRADTEILVEQAKILSLEKENPKILDIGTGTGAIAITLAKEVPEAEVLGIDISERALSLAKENKEYQFVRNVSFLQSNLFEKLEGKSFDIIVSNPPYIPQEEYEDLMPEVKNYEPKNALTDAGDGYSFYQRIIQEANGYLNEKGYLLFEVGYQQAEQVKQWMEEEKFEDLYIAEDYAGHQRVVLGRKGGEN from the coding sequence ATGAATTTATTGGACATATTACAGTTTGCAGAAGAGTATTTGAAAAAATACTCTTTTTCAAAATCTCGTCTAGAAAGTGAACTCCTGATTGCTGATGTTTTACATTTAGATCGATTAAGTCTTTATGTGAACTATGATAGGATGTTGGAAGAAGAAGAAAAATTAAAAATAAAAAAATATCTTTTTCAAATGGCAAAGACAAAAAAGTCCTATCGCGAATTACGAGAAGAACGGGAAGAAGAGAATTTTCAAGAAGAAAATCGGAAATTGTTACAACAATCGATAGAATATTTAAAAAAATATGAAGTTCCCAATGCAAAATTAGATGCAGAATATATTTTTGCTGATGTTTTAAAAGTGAATCGGAATATGCTAAGCCTTTATTTGCATCGTGAAATTTCAGAAGAACAAAAACAAGAGTTACGAGAAAAACTAATTCAACGAGGAAAATTTCGTAAACCTTTGCAATATATTTTAGGAAAATGGGAATTTTATGGTTATGAATTTATTACAGATGAAAGGGCTTTAATTCCTAGAGCAGATACTGAAATTTTAGTAGAACAAGCTAAAATTCTTTCTTTAGAGAAAGAAAATCCGAAAATTTTAGATATTGGAACAGGAACGGGTGCGATTGCAATTACTTTAGCAAAAGAAGTACCGGAGGCAGAGGTTTTAGGAATCGATATTAGCGAGAGAGCTCTTTCTTTAGCAAAAGAAAATAAAGAATATCAGTTTGTTAGGAATGTCTCTTTTTTACAATCGAATCTTTTTGAAAAATTAGAAGGGAAATCTTTTGACATTATCGTATCAAATCCTCCTTATATACCTCAAGAAGAATACGAAGACTTAATGCCTGAAGTAAAAAACTATGAGCCGAAAAATGCCTTGACCGATGCAGGAGATGGATATTCTTTTTATCAAAGGATTATTCAAGAAGCCAATGGTTATTTGAATGAAAAGGGATATTTGCTGTTTGAAGTGGGGTATCAACAAGCGGAGCAGGTCAAACAGTGGATGGAAGAAGAAAAGTTTGAAGACTTGTATATCGCAGAAGATTATGCAGGACACCAAAGAGTGGTATTAGGAAGAAAAGGAGGCGAAAATTGA
- a CDS encoding peptidylprolyl isomerase: MQLQAMIKTDKGDIRLQLFPEVAPMTVTNFVYLARRGYYNGLKFHRVIPDFMIQGGDPTGTGAGGPGYQFGDEFQKGVVFDKKGILAMANAGPNTNASQFFITHVPTDWLNYKHTIFGEVVSEEDQVVVDKIAQGDLMNEIQILGDVEDFLQSQEEIVKQLDGIFGEGHEEK; encoded by the coding sequence ATGCAATTACAAGCGATGATTAAAACAGATAAAGGGGATATTCGATTACAATTATTTCCGGAAGTGGCACCTATGACAGTAACTAACTTTGTATATTTAGCAAGAAGAGGATATTATAATGGATTAAAATTTCATAGAGTGATTCCTGATTTTATGATACAAGGAGGAGATCCAACCGGAACAGGGGCAGGAGGACCGGGATATCAATTTGGTGATGAATTTCAAAAAGGAGTTGTTTTTGATAAGAAAGGAATTTTAGCCATGGCAAATGCCGGACCGAATACAAATGCCTCTCAATTTTTTATCACTCATGTTCCAACAGATTGGTTAAATTATAAACATACTATTTTTGGAGAAGTTGTGAGCGAAGAAGATCAAGTAGTTGTAGATAAGATTGCTCAAGGTGATTTGATGAATGAAATTCAAATCTTAGGAGATGTGGAAGACTTTTTACAATCACAAGAAGAAATTGTAAAACAATTGGATGGAATTTTTGGAGAAGGACATGAAGAAAAATAG
- the xseB gene encoding exodeoxyribonuclease VII small subunit, with protein MKKNSFEANLEEIDTIIAKMESGELSLEDSIKEYEKAMKLLKKSSDLLENAEGKLYQVMKDQEGELQVEEL; from the coding sequence ATGAAGAAAAATAGTTTTGAAGCAAACTTAGAGGAAATCGATACAATTATTGCCAAGATGGAATCAGGAGAATTAAGTTTAGAAGATTCTATCAAAGAATATGAAAAGGCGATGAAATTGTTAAAAAAATCTTCTGATTTGTTAGAAAATGCGGAAGGAAAATTATATCAAGTGATGAAAGATCAAGAAGGAGAACTTCAAGTTGAAGAATTATAG
- the lpxK gene encoding tetraacyldisaccharide 4'-kinase, which translates to MKILSYIYYLITSLRNFLYDKGFLPIYHVKDVEIICIGNISVGGTGKTPAVQFFVKKLQKMGRNVAVVSRGYRGKRKNEPCLVSDGRVIFASPQESGDEPYIHALNLTVPIIVSKNRYHACLFARKHFHVDTIVLDDGFQHRKLARNRDVVLVDATNPFGGRHLLPWGTLRESFKKAAKRAEEFIITKADLVSEREIEKIKKYLKHSFHKEISVAKHGVHSLRDMSGNLKPLFWIEGKRVLIFSGLANPLNFEKTVLALEPSYIERIDFIDHHNFKEKDLLRIERRAEQMEADYILTTEKDFVKFPKHLDIPNLYVLKIEFTMLEDHSLETWRVF; encoded by the coding sequence ATGAAAATACTTTCCTACATTTATTATTTGATTACAAGTTTACGAAATTTTTTATATGATAAGGGATTTTTACCGATTTATCATGTAAAGGACGTCGAGATTATTTGTATTGGAAATATATCCGTGGGAGGAACAGGAAAGACTCCTGCAGTACAATTTTTTGTCAAAAAATTACAAAAAATGGGAAGAAATGTAGCAGTGGTCTCAAGAGGTTATCGTGGTAAGAGAAAAAATGAACCTTGCTTAGTGAGTGATGGACGAGTGATTTTTGCCAGTCCACAGGAAAGTGGGGATGAACCGTATATTCATGCTTTAAATTTAACGGTTCCGATTATTGTGAGTAAGAATCGTTACCATGCCTGTCTGTTTGCGAGAAAACATTTTCATGTGGATACGATTGTATTGGATGATGGATTTCAACATAGAAAACTAGCAAGAAATCGAGATGTTGTTTTGGTGGATGCCACCAATCCTTTTGGAGGAAGACATTTACTGCCTTGGGGGACATTAAGAGAAAGTTTTAAAAAGGCTGCGAAGAGGGCAGAAGAATTTATTATTACAAAGGCAGATTTAGTAAGTGAAAGGGAAATTGAAAAAATTAAAAAGTATTTAAAACATTCTTTTCATAAAGAAATTTCTGTAGCAAAGCATGGAGTACATTCTTTGCGAGATATGTCCGGAAATTTAAAACCTTTGTTTTGGATTGAAGGAAAGAGAGTTTTAATTTTTTCAGGGCTTGCCAATCCTTTGAATTTTGAAAAAACGGTTTTGGCTTTAGAGCCTAGTTATATTGAAAGAATTGATTTTATCGACCATCATAATTTTAAAGAAAAAGATTTGCTTCGTATTGAGAGGCGAGCAGAACAAATGGAAGCAGACTATATTTTAACGACAGAAAAAGACTTTGTGAAGTTTCCAAAACATTTAGATATTCCGAATCTTTATGTCTTAAAGATTGAGTTTACAATGTTGGAAGATCACAGCCTAGAAACATGGAGGGTATTTTGA
- a CDS encoding polyprenyl synthetase family protein yields MKNYREYFNKRFGEVLTQYNTPVWMAEGMQYACLQGGKRIRPQLLFMTLSLLGKERDLGFPFAAALEMIHSYSLVHDDLPAMDNDDYRRGQLTTHKKFGEANGILIGDALLTNAFSVMIRGSMGKVAAEKILEIVALFSEYAGIDGMIGGQAMDVAYAGKQISYKTLTFIHEHKTGRLLLLPILVACILGDASLEQREALESYGKKIGLAFQIKDDILDVEGSFEELGKALKSDEKLNKSTYPSIFGLEKSKELLTETLQEARLVLEKVFKKEELEEFFELTEFMEKRTK; encoded by the coding sequence TTGAAGAATTATAGAGAGTATTTTAATAAGAGATTTGGAGAGGTATTAACGCAATACAATACACCGGTTTGGATGGCAGAGGGAATGCAATATGCCTGTTTGCAAGGAGGGAAACGAATTCGTCCCCAACTTCTATTTATGACCTTATCTTTACTAGGAAAAGAAAGGGACTTAGGATTTCCTTTTGCAGCAGCCTTGGAAATGATACATAGTTATTCTTTAGTTCATGATGATTTGCCGGCTATGGATAATGATGATTATAGACGAGGTCAATTGACAACACATAAAAAATTTGGAGAAGCCAATGGGATTCTAATTGGAGATGCTCTATTGACCAATGCTTTTTCTGTGATGATACGAGGAAGTATGGGAAAAGTAGCTGCTGAAAAAATTTTAGAAATTGTAGCTTTGTTTTCAGAATATGCCGGAATTGATGGAATGATAGGTGGGCAAGCTATGGATGTGGCTTATGCCGGAAAACAAATCTCGTATAAAACTTTGACTTTTATTCATGAGCATAAGACAGGACGACTATTGTTGTTGCCTATCTTGGTAGCTTGTATTTTAGGAGATGCTTCTTTGGAACAACGAGAAGCATTAGAAAGTTACGGGAAAAAAATAGGACTTGCCTTTCAAATCAAAGATGATATTTTGGATGTAGAAGGAAGTTTTGAGGAACTTGGAAAGGCACTAAAAAGTGATGAAAAATTAAATAAATCGACCTATCCAAGTATTTTTGGTTTAGAAAAGAGTAAAGAGTTGTTAACAGAGACTTTGCAAGAGGCAAGACTAGTCTTAGAAAAAGTATTTAAAAAAGAAGAATTGGAAGAATTTTTTGAATTAACAGAGTTTATGGAGAAGAGGACGAAATAA
- a CDS encoding viroplasmin family protein, whose protein sequence is MAKVYAYFLELTGESGVVDTWAECQEKTKGVKKARYKSFPDRIQAGNWLSRGAIYEKKEALQKKIIQKMELPEGIYFDAGTGRGIGVEVRVSDKNGSSLLEEGCNEFGNILLGFSKTNNYGELTGLSKAIDIALEKKIFHIYGDSNLVLEFWSQGRYHPEKLEKETVILIQDVIKKRKQFEALGGKISYISGDINPADLGFHK, encoded by the coding sequence ATGGCGAAGGTATACGCATATTTTTTAGAGTTAACAGGAGAAAGCGGAGTTGTTGATACTTGGGCAGAGTGTCAGGAAAAAACCAAAGGAGTCAAAAAAGCTAGGTACAAATCGTTTCCTGATCGAATACAAGCAGGAAATTGGCTTTCACGAGGAGCTATTTACGAGAAAAAAGAAGCTCTTCAAAAAAAAATAATTCAAAAAATGGAATTGCCGGAAGGAATTTATTTCGATGCTGGAACTGGGCGTGGAATTGGAGTTGAAGTCCGAGTGAGCGATAAAAATGGAAGTTCTTTATTAGAAGAGGGTTGTAATGAATTTGGAAATATTTTATTAGGTTTTTCTAAGACAAATAATTATGGAGAACTTACAGGGCTTTCCAAGGCAATTGATATTGCATTAGAAAAAAAAATATTTCATATTTATGGAGATAGTAATTTAGTATTAGAGTTTTGGTCTCAAGGAAGATATCATCCTGAGAAATTAGAAAAAGAAACGGTTATTTTGATTCAAGATGTAATCAAAAAGCGAAAACAATTTGAAGCCTTAGGAGGTAAGATTTCCTATATTTCCGGAGATATTAATCCTGCTGATTTAGGTTTTCATAAATAA
- the prfA gene encoding peptide chain release factor 1, with the protein MFDKLEEVVARYEELHTLLSSPEVLNDPKKMIECNKNLNALTPLIEKYKEYKAVKDDVEFIKESLKTEKDEDMRSMMQEELKENEEQMPELEKELKILLLPKDPNDDNNVIVEIRGGAGGDEAAIFAGDLFRMYCRYAERKKWKIEIIEKQDLEGLDGLKEVAFSIQGFGAYSKLKFESGVHRVQRVPKTESAGRIHTSTATVAVLPEVEDITEVHIDPKDLKIDTYRSGGAGGQHVNMTDSAVRITHLPTGVIVQCQDERSQLKNREKAMKHLASKLLEMEVEKQRSEIEGERRLQVGTGDRAEKIRTYNFPQGRITDHRIKLTVHQLEAFLDGDLDEMIDALITFSQAEMLSASGEE; encoded by the coding sequence ATGTTTGACAAATTAGAAGAAGTAGTAGCAAGATATGAGGAATTACATACTTTGTTAAGTTCCCCTGAAGTCTTGAACGATCCTAAAAAGATGATAGAATGTAATAAAAATTTAAATGCTTTAACTCCTTTGATTGAAAAATACAAAGAATATAAGGCAGTGAAAGATGATGTCGAATTTATCAAAGAAAGTTTAAAAACAGAAAAAGATGAAGATATGCGTTCTATGATGCAAGAAGAATTAAAAGAAAATGAAGAACAAATGCCGGAACTAGAAAAAGAATTGAAAATTTTATTATTACCAAAAGACCCGAATGATGATAATAACGTTATTGTAGAAATTCGAGGAGGAGCAGGAGGAGATGAGGCGGCTATTTTTGCCGGAGATTTATTCCGAATGTATTGTCGTTATGCAGAAAGAAAAAAATGGAAGATTGAAATTATTGAAAAACAAGACTTAGAAGGTTTAGATGGATTAAAAGAAGTCGCTTTTAGTATTCAAGGATTTGGGGCTTACTCTAAATTGAAGTTTGAATCAGGAGTACATAGAGTACAAAGAGTTCCTAAAACAGAATCTGCGGGAAGAATTCACACTTCGACTGCAACAGTAGCAGTGCTTCCTGAAGTGGAAGATATTACAGAGGTACACATCGATCCCAAAGATTTAAAGATTGATACTTATCGTTCTGGTGGAGCAGGAGGGCAACACGTAAATATGACAGACTCTGCTGTTCGTATTACTCACTTGCCGACAGGGGTAATTGTACAATGTCAAGATGAACGTTCTCAATTAAAGAATCGAGAAAAGGCAATGAAGCATTTGGCATCTAAATTATTGGAAATGGAAGTAGAAAAACAAAGAAGTGAAATTGAAGGGGAAAGACGTCTACAAGTTGGAACCGGAGATAGAGCAGAAAAGATTAGAACCTATAATTTTCCACAAGGAAGAATAACGGATCATAGAATTAAATTGACAGTACATCAATTAGAAGCCTTTTTGGATGGAGATTTAGATGAAATGATTGATGCTTTGATTACCTTTAGTCAGGCAGAAATGTTATCTGCTTCTGGAGAAGAATAA
- the rsmD gene encoding 16S rRNA (guanine(966)-N(2))-methyltransferase RsmD, translating to MRIIAGEARSRKLKTRKGFETRPTLANVKEALFSMIAPHLEDSVFLDLFSGSGNIALEALSRGAKRAVMIEKDTEALRFIIENVNALGFQDRCRAYKNDVFRAIEILARKGEKFSIIFMDPPYQDNVCTKVLEHIEKFEILGEEGIIICEHHAFEEMAERVGSFQKIDERKYQKKVITFYAR from the coding sequence TTGAGAATTATTGCAGGAGAAGCTAGAAGTCGAAAACTAAAAACAAGAAAGGGTTTTGAAACAAGACCAACTTTGGCGAATGTAAAAGAAGCCTTGTTTTCTATGATCGCACCTCATTTGGAAGATAGTGTCTTTTTAGACTTATTTAGTGGGAGTGGAAACATTGCTTTAGAAGCATTGAGCCGTGGGGCAAAACGAGCTGTGATGATAGAGAAAGATACGGAAGCACTACGATTTATTATTGAGAATGTAAATGCCTTAGGCTTTCAAGATAGATGCCGTGCTTATAAAAATGATGTCTTTCGTGCGATTGAAATTTTGGCAAGAAAAGGGGAAAAGTTCAGTATTATTTTTATGGACCCTCCTTACCAAGATAATGTTTGTACGAAAGTATTAGAACATATAGAGAAATTTGAAATTTTAGGCGAAGAGGGTATTATTATTTGTGAGCATCATGCTTTTGAAGAAATGGCAGAAAGAGTAGGAAGTTTTCAAAAAATTGATGAAAGAAAATATCAGAAAAAAGTAATCACATTTTATGCGAGATAA